A section of the Dehalobacter sp. DCM genome encodes:
- a CDS encoding 1,4-dihydroxy-2-naphthoate polyprenyltransferase, with translation MTPNDSQKKQEGKTSRRKILWQLFRPHTLTASFIPVMVGSVLAWKESRHIHWGLFAAMMLATILIQAATNMFNEYYDFVRGLDTAESIGIAGAITRDGVKARTVLNLALLSLLIAALLGIYICSTTSWWLAWIGLGCMVVGYLYTGGPIPIAYTPFGELLAGLFLGSGVIMIAYFVQTGDVSREVFLISIPNFVLIGAILMANNIRDREGDKLNGRHTLAILLGHRGAVLFMTGMFIFAYLWLVMLVLMGVLHPWTLLVVLSIPQAVKALAGFVNKKSPAEMMPGMVNVGKLNTLFGMLLILCLIVEGIFRL, from the coding sequence ATGACACCTAATGATTCACAAAAGAAGCAAGAAGGAAAAACAAGTCGCAGAAAGATTTTGTGGCAGCTTTTTCGACCGCATACATTAACAGCGTCGTTTATTCCGGTCATGGTCGGATCTGTTCTGGCTTGGAAAGAGAGCCGCCATATTCATTGGGGCTTGTTTGCTGCGATGATGCTGGCAACCATTCTGATCCAAGCGGCGACAAATATGTTCAACGAATATTATGATTTTGTCCGTGGTCTGGATACAGCCGAGTCGATCGGTATAGCCGGTGCAATCACCCGTGATGGCGTTAAGGCCCGGACGGTATTGAACCTTGCGCTGCTTAGTCTGCTGATTGCGGCATTACTGGGTATCTATATCTGTAGCACAACAAGTTGGTGGTTGGCATGGATTGGATTAGGCTGTATGGTTGTTGGCTATTTATATACCGGAGGACCCATACCCATCGCCTATACGCCATTTGGCGAATTGCTGGCAGGTCTTTTTTTAGGATCGGGAGTCATTATGATTGCCTATTTCGTCCAAACCGGAGATGTTAGTCGGGAGGTCTTTCTGATATCGATCCCTAACTTCGTACTGATTGGAGCAATTCTGATGGCGAACAATATCCGGGACCGTGAAGGAGACAAGCTCAATGGGCGGCATACACTGGCTATACTTTTAGGACATCGCGGCGCGGTACTGTTTATGACCGGTATGTTTATTTTTGCATATTTGTGGCTTGTTATGCTGGTGTTGATGGGTGTACTGCACCCTTGGACACTCCTTGTTGTATTAAGTATTCCCCAGGCTGTAAAAGCTCTGGCGGGGTTTGTTAATAAGAAATCCCCGGCAGAAATGATGCCAGGGATGGTAAATGTTGGTAAGTTGAATACGCTCTTTGGGATGCTGCTTATCCTCTGCCTGATTGTAGAAGGTATTTTTCGACTTTAG
- the hflX gene encoding GTPase HflX: protein MMKINGETEGIRHTILEKLNNFYSLRIPKDCLWTEELIVELTAISAEINREIALYLDRNGRIIDVSIGDHQTVKLAAVQSKRSPGHLTGIRCIHTHPKGGGMLSSVDISSLELLSLDMMIAVGIRENQATDIFVGILSPEASEGVRIYGPYTAAKNDFAFMIEHMRDTEKILRTQHTEHTEQERAVLVGLQTRYTRDLYGVSEAEVSLAELKELAKTAGAIVVGSLMQKRESRDTATIIGQGKLEELRLLAQTTKADMVIFDEELSGTQQRTLEEKLGLKVLSRTSLILDIFAQRARSKEGILQVELAQLEYQLPRLTGTGLLLSRLGGGIGTRGPGETKLETDRRHIRSRIIHLKAQLTEIRKQRGILRESRQKNNLPVISLVGYTNAGKSTLLNALCGTDVLAEDKLFATLDPTTRKLHLNNGITVLISDTVGFIRKLPHHLLDAFKSTLEEVLLSDLILIVTDASDPQAEDHIRIVDEILTELGAGLKPALIILNKSDRITNEDPISLWREKRPVVEISALQKSGLEELKDTIANMLSSGRIQVNLEVPLSEGALIAWLHANSKIRSLSYTENAANIEAELDLSFRAKVEKYLLQSGRG, encoded by the coding sequence ATGATGAAGATTAATGGGGAAACAGAGGGTATTCGCCACACGATCCTGGAAAAACTGAATAACTTCTATTCTTTGCGGATACCAAAGGACTGCCTCTGGACTGAAGAGCTCATAGTCGAACTTACAGCCATATCTGCAGAGATTAACCGTGAGATTGCACTGTATCTGGATCGTAACGGACGGATCATCGACGTTAGCATCGGCGATCACCAAACCGTGAAACTCGCTGCTGTTCAGAGTAAACGCAGCCCCGGTCATCTCACAGGCATACGCTGTATTCATACTCATCCTAAAGGCGGTGGGATGCTTTCTTCTGTTGATATCAGTTCCCTTGAGCTCTTATCTCTCGATATGATGATCGCAGTCGGTATACGGGAGAATCAGGCTACAGATATATTTGTGGGAATCCTTTCGCCCGAAGCCTCCGAAGGTGTCCGTATTTACGGACCATACACTGCTGCTAAAAATGACTTTGCATTTATGATCGAACATATGCGAGATACGGAAAAAATCCTGCGTACCCAACATACCGAACATACGGAACAAGAACGCGCCGTTTTGGTCGGCCTTCAAACACGATATACTCGGGATCTCTATGGTGTCAGTGAAGCGGAAGTTTCATTAGCCGAACTGAAAGAGCTGGCTAAAACAGCCGGCGCCATCGTGGTCGGCTCTCTTATGCAAAAGAGAGAATCCCGTGATACTGCAACCATCATTGGTCAAGGAAAGCTGGAGGAACTTCGTCTTCTGGCCCAAACCACGAAAGCAGATATGGTTATCTTTGATGAAGAGCTCAGTGGCACCCAACAACGCACTCTTGAAGAAAAGCTTGGCCTTAAAGTTTTATCCCGCACGAGCTTGATCCTGGATATCTTTGCTCAACGCGCGCGCTCCAAAGAAGGTATCTTGCAAGTCGAATTAGCCCAATTGGAATATCAGCTTCCCCGTTTGACAGGTACCGGACTGCTACTTTCCCGGTTGGGGGGCGGCATTGGGACACGCGGACCGGGAGAAACCAAATTAGAAACAGACCGGCGCCATATACGATCCCGGATAATCCATTTAAAAGCCCAATTGACCGAAATACGAAAACAACGCGGCATCCTTCGCGAAAGCCGCCAAAAAAATAACCTGCCTGTTATCTCTCTCGTCGGCTATACAAATGCAGGTAAGTCCACGTTGCTTAATGCTTTATGCGGTACCGATGTCCTAGCCGAAGATAAGCTGTTTGCGACACTTGATCCGACAACAAGAAAGCTCCACTTGAATAACGGCATCACGGTGCTTATATCAGATACGGTGGGCTTTATCCGTAAACTGCCTCACCATCTACTTGATGCTTTCAAGTCTACATTGGAAGAAGTATTATTATCTGATCTCATCCTAATAGTAACCGATGCGTCTGATCCGCAGGCGGAAGACCATATTCGTATCGTCGATGAGATCTTGACTGAACTGGGGGCCGGATTGAAGCCTGCTCTCATTATCTTGAATAAAAGCGACCGTATCACCAATGAAGACCCTATCAGTCTTTGGCGGGAGAAACGGCCTGTTGTCGAAATATCCGCTTTACAGAAATCCGGTCTCGAAGAACTTAAAGATACGATTGCGAATATGCTTAGCAGCGGCAGGATTCAGGTCAACCTTGAAGTACCCCTGTCTGAGGGGGCATTGATCGCCTGGCTGCATGCCAATAGTAAAATTCGCTCGCTTTCCTATACCGAAAACGCCGCCAATATCGAGGCCGAATTAGATTTGTCTTTCCGGGCTAAAGTCGAAAAATACCTTCTACAATCAGGCAGAGGATAA
- a CDS encoding DUF2225 domain-containing protein: MVNSNDKLENMDPLYDAKIQCILCEEVFTSKKVRSRFIKPHRVDSDFGQIFDMNKPNPLFYYVTVCPRCGFTFSDDFGKSMPQVFRDRTQEKMADKMDRSINYCEPRDHNLAVRTFKLAIYFAQLINEKHFVLARLCHRLAWIYRGMGNMEEEMRFLNLACEEYEKSYIYTDFNPEVMPEILILYCIGELDRRLGKYNEALKYFSTVCDHPDRSRYVKYVNMARRQWAEAVENYREQNK; this comes from the coding sequence ATGGTAAATTCGAATGATAAGCTTGAAAATATGGATCCGCTCTATGATGCAAAGATTCAATGCATTCTATGCGAAGAGGTGTTTACAAGCAAAAAAGTTCGTTCGCGGTTTATTAAACCACACCGGGTGGACAGTGATTTTGGCCAGATTTTTGACATGAATAAACCGAATCCATTATTCTATTATGTAACGGTTTGTCCACGCTGCGGTTTTACTTTTTCGGATGACTTCGGTAAAAGTATGCCGCAAGTTTTCAGAGATAGAACGCAAGAAAAAATGGCTGATAAAATGGACCGTAGCATTAATTACTGCGAACCGCGCGATCATAATTTGGCTGTTCGAACATTCAAGCTGGCTATTTATTTTGCACAGCTTATCAACGAAAAACATTTTGTTCTGGCAAGACTCTGTCACCGCTTGGCGTGGATTTACCGCGGCATGGGGAATATGGAAGAAGAAATGCGTTTTTTGAATCTGGCCTGTGAAGAATATGAGAAGTCCTATATCTATACCGATTTTAATCCGGAGGTGATGCCGGAAATCCTGATTTTATACTGTATCGGCGAGCTGGATCGCCGGCTGGGTAAGTATAACGAAGCCTTAAAGTATTTTTCTACAGTATGCGACCATCCGGATAGAAGCCGGTATGTTAAGTATGTCAATATGGCCCGAAGACAGTGGGCGGAAGCAGTGGAGAATTATCGCGAACAAAATAAATAA
- a CDS encoding pyridoxal-phosphate-dependent aminotransferase family protein encodes MPNKEMLLIPGPTPVVDEIYEALARETMSHTDMRFAGIFSEALAQTKKMFNTDGEVFVIAGSGTLAMEMALANTVARGEKLLIVSHGYFGDRFIGVAKALGIEAEVLTAEWGKQIEPAQIEEKLQQGGFKAVTVTHADTSTGVAANLDKVVPAVKKYGALFILDGVCASAGLEEDMGKEYGAPDYKIDVVLTASQKAIGVPPGLAIVVLSPKALAAREAMDVCNSYYMDINNWSPIMKEPQKYFATHPINMIYGYAEAMKIIATEGTAARYRRHIAIGKGIRAAIRSMGMEIFAAEDVAAPTLSCILYPEGINDVEFRSTLAKKGLIVAGLLAALAGKGFRLGHMGNTTNDIFCKALQIIAETLTEMGFTVDGAKACNVFHDVFAANTK; translated from the coding sequence ATGCCTAATAAAGAAATGTTACTTATCCCAGGACCTACACCCGTTGTCGATGAGATTTATGAAGCCCTTGCCCGTGAAACGATGTCCCATACCGATATGCGTTTTGCCGGGATATTCAGTGAAGCTCTCGCGCAGACGAAGAAAATGTTTAATACTGACGGTGAAGTGTTTGTCATAGCCGGTTCAGGAACATTAGCAATGGAAATGGCATTAGCCAACACCGTTGCTCGCGGCGAGAAATTATTGATCGTGAGCCACGGATATTTTGGTGACAGGTTCATTGGTGTTGCCAAAGCACTGGGGATCGAGGCTGAAGTACTTACGGCAGAGTGGGGTAAACAAATTGAACCCGCCCAGATTGAAGAAAAACTTCAGCAGGGAGGCTTTAAGGCTGTTACAGTGACGCATGCGGATACGTCTACTGGTGTTGCAGCAAATTTGGATAAAGTAGTACCTGCTGTCAAAAAGTATGGCGCCTTGTTTATTTTAGACGGAGTCTGTGCTTCCGCCGGTTTGGAAGAAGACATGGGGAAAGAATACGGTGCTCCGGATTATAAAATCGATGTTGTCTTGACGGCATCCCAGAAAGCCATCGGTGTACCTCCGGGATTGGCAATTGTGGTATTGAGCCCGAAAGCCCTGGCTGCAAGAGAAGCAATGGATGTCTGCAATAGCTATTATATGGATATTAACAACTGGAGTCCTATTATGAAGGAGCCCCAGAAATATTTCGCGACTCATCCCATTAATATGATTTATGGCTATGCCGAAGCCATGAAAATCATTGCAACAGAAGGGACAGCTGCGCGTTATCGTCGACATATCGCTATTGGTAAGGGTATCCGCGCTGCTATCCGATCCATGGGTATGGAGATTTTCGCGGCAGAAGATGTAGCGGCTCCAACACTGAGCTGCATCCTCTATCCTGAAGGGATCAATGATGTGGAATTCAGATCGACCTTGGCGAAAAAAGGTCTTATCGTTGCCGGATTACTGGCCGCACTTGCCGGAAAAGGCTTCAGACTAGGACACATGGGCAATACAACCAACGATATTTTTTGTAAAGCGCTGCAGATCATTGCTGAAACGCTGACGGAAATGGGCTTCACGGTTGACGGTGCGAAAGCCTGTAATGTCTTTCATGACGTATTTGCTGCCAACACCAAGTAA
- the asnS gene encoding asparagine--tRNA ligase: protein MRKLTVKDIMGSGESLIGQDIQINGWIRTVRSSKEFGFIEFNDGSFFRNLQIVYDNTLANFSDVSKLGVGSALLIKGRITASPGANQAIEIKAEKVTIENACPSDYPLQKKRHSMEFLRSIAHLRPRTNTFSAVFRLRSVISYAVHQFFQDKGFVYVHTPIITGSDAEGAGEMFRVSTLKLDKLPINEQGAVDFREDFFGRETNLTVSGQLNAESYCLAFKDVYTFGPTFRAENSNTARHAAEFWMIEPEIAFADLSDVQALAEEMIKYLIRYALEHCPDEMAFFQKFIDNTLLDRLNNVLESEFGELTYTAAVDILKKADIEFAYPVDWGLDLQTEHERFLTEKVFGKPVFITDYPRDIKAFYMRQNDDQKTVAAMDLLVPGVGEIIGGSQREERHDLLVRRIVELGMNSENYGWYLELRKYGGVRHAGFGLGFERLIMYLSGIANIRDVIPFPRTVKSAEF, encoded by the coding sequence ATGAGAAAATTAACGGTTAAAGATATTATGGGTTCAGGGGAATCACTCATCGGACAGGATATTCAAATCAATGGTTGGATCCGGACGGTGCGATCATCCAAAGAATTTGGTTTCATTGAATTCAATGACGGCAGTTTTTTTCGTAATCTGCAAATCGTTTATGATAATACGTTAGCTAATTTCTCTGATGTCAGTAAACTTGGCGTTGGTTCCGCCTTGCTTATTAAGGGCAGGATTACAGCATCGCCGGGAGCCAATCAAGCGATTGAAATTAAAGCAGAAAAGGTCACGATCGAAAACGCCTGTCCATCGGACTACCCATTGCAAAAGAAGCGACATAGTATGGAATTTCTGCGGTCAATTGCACACCTCCGCCCGCGGACCAATACGTTCTCCGCTGTTTTTCGCCTGCGTTCGGTTATTTCCTATGCTGTGCACCAATTCTTTCAGGACAAGGGCTTTGTCTACGTTCATACGCCAATTATTACCGGCAGTGACGCTGAGGGCGCGGGGGAAATGTTTCGGGTTTCAACGCTTAAACTGGATAAACTGCCAATTAACGAGCAAGGGGCAGTCGATTTTCGGGAAGATTTTTTTGGACGGGAAACGAACCTGACAGTAAGCGGACAGTTGAATGCTGAGAGTTACTGTTTAGCTTTTAAAGATGTGTACACATTCGGCCCGACATTCCGGGCAGAGAATTCCAATACAGCCAGGCATGCGGCTGAATTTTGGATGATTGAGCCGGAAATTGCCTTTGCAGACCTTTCGGATGTGCAGGCTCTAGCTGAAGAGATGATCAAATATCTCATTCGGTATGCCTTGGAACATTGTCCGGATGAGATGGCATTTTTTCAAAAATTTATCGACAATACGCTTTTGGATCGCTTAAATAATGTCCTAGAGTCGGAATTCGGGGAGCTGACGTATACCGCTGCGGTGGATATATTGAAGAAAGCGGATATTGAATTTGCATATCCGGTTGATTGGGGTCTGGATTTGCAAACCGAACATGAACGCTTCCTTACCGAGAAGGTATTCGGTAAGCCTGTATTTATTACGGATTATCCCAGGGATATCAAAGCGTTTTATATGCGGCAGAATGATGACCAGAAAACAGTAGCCGCTATGGACCTTTTGGTTCCCGGTGTCGGCGAGATCATTGGCGGCAGCCAAAGGGAAGAGCGTCATGACCTCCTAGTCAGACGGATCGTCGAGCTGGGAATGAATAGTGAAAATTATGGATGGTATCTCGAATTAAGAAAGTATGGCGGTGTCCGTCATGCCGGCTTTGGTCTTGGTTTTGAACGCTTGATAATGTATTTGAGTGGAATTGCTAATATTCGTGATGTGATTCCATTTCCGCGCACTGTAAAATCGGCTGAATTTTAA
- a CDS encoding THUMP domain-containing class I SAM-dependent RNA methyltransferase, with the protein MARIELIAATAFGLESIVADELRKLGYENMEVQNGKVIFTANEEGICRANLWLRCADRIGIKVGEFEARTFEELFQQTKALPWEEWLPVDAEFPVTGKSVKSQLFSVSDCQAIVKKAIVEKLKDTYGISWFEETGPRYAVQVSILKNRVTLTIDTTGKGLNKRGYRALAGEAPLKETLAAGMVYLSYWKPDRVLIDPFCGTGTIPIEAAYIGQNRAPGLTRTFAAEQWPNIDEKYWTKARKEAEDLWQRDLPLMIYGSDIDPKALRLAREHTREAGLEGKIYFQKLPVKEVRSRFHYGYLITNPPYGERLGNTAEAEVLYRELGDVFSELTDWSLHLLTALPKPEIFIMKKWDKSRKLYNGRIQCHYYQFFGPRPPKKQNTDEI; encoded by the coding sequence ATGGCACGGATAGAACTGATTGCTGCGACTGCGTTCGGTTTAGAATCCATCGTCGCAGATGAATTACGGAAACTAGGCTATGAAAATATGGAGGTTCAAAATGGTAAGGTAATCTTTACCGCAAATGAAGAGGGGATATGCAGGGCGAATCTCTGGCTGCGCTGTGCAGATCGTATCGGTATCAAAGTAGGTGAATTTGAGGCCCGAACCTTTGAGGAACTTTTCCAGCAAACCAAAGCACTGCCTTGGGAGGAATGGCTCCCGGTGGATGCAGAATTCCCGGTGACGGGCAAATCCGTGAAGTCCCAGTTATTTAGTGTATCGGATTGTCAGGCTATTGTTAAAAAGGCCATTGTAGAGAAACTGAAGGATACATACGGCATAAGTTGGTTTGAAGAAACGGGGCCGCGCTACGCCGTCCAGGTATCGATCCTGAAGAATAGAGTGACATTAACGATCGACACCACCGGCAAAGGTCTCAATAAACGGGGCTATAGGGCGCTAGCCGGTGAAGCTCCTTTAAAGGAAACACTCGCTGCGGGGATGGTTTATCTAAGTTATTGGAAACCGGATCGGGTACTTATAGATCCTTTCTGTGGCACTGGGACTATCCCAATCGAAGCTGCCTATATTGGACAAAATCGGGCGCCGGGATTGACTAGGACCTTTGCGGCTGAACAATGGCCGAATATTGACGAAAAATATTGGACTAAAGCCAGAAAAGAAGCCGAAGATCTTTGGCAAAGGGATCTGCCCCTGATGATTTACGGATCAGATATTGATCCTAAGGCATTAAGGCTGGCAAGGGAGCATACGCGTGAAGCCGGTTTAGAAGGAAAAATATATTTTCAAAAATTGCCAGTTAAAGAAGTACGTTCCCGTTTTCATTATGGCTATTTGATCACGAATCCGCCTTACGGGGAACGATTGGGGAATACTGCCGAAGCGGAGGTATTATATAGGGAACTCGGCGATGTATTCTCCGAACTTACGGATTGGTCCTTGCACCTGCTGACGGCACTGCCAAAACCGGAAATATTTATTATGAAAAAATGGGACAAAAGCCGAAAGTTATACAATGGAAGGATACAATGTCATTACTATCAATTTTTTGGGCCGAGGCCTCCTAAAAAACAAAATACTGACGAGATATAG
- the sleB gene encoding spore cortex-lytic enzyme, with amino-acid sequence MLYDPDARRSKRIALIISVSLILCLLFSVASQAALGDRALSKGSRGSEVRDLQKKLTQIGYQVGKVDGIYGKTTQAAIKRFQREHGLKADGIAGQRTIKELKRLTGESTTASGKKVGYKSSDVQLLARCIHSEGRGEPYIGQVAIGACVMNRVKSSKFPNTIAGVVYQPKAFSAVDDGQINLAPDETAVKAAREAMSGWDPTGGAIYYFNPAKTSNKFIWSRPQIKKIGSHIFTR; translated from the coding sequence ATGTTATACGATCCCGATGCAAGACGAAGCAAAAGAATTGCATTGATTATTTCAGTGAGCCTAATTCTATGTTTATTATTTTCCGTGGCCAGTCAAGCAGCGCTTGGTGACCGAGCCCTTTCTAAGGGATCGAGGGGGTCAGAGGTGCGGGATTTACAAAAAAAATTAACGCAAATCGGTTATCAAGTCGGAAAAGTTGACGGTATTTACGGTAAAACGACACAGGCCGCTATCAAACGGTTTCAGCGAGAACATGGGCTAAAAGCAGACGGTATTGCTGGACAGAGAACCATAAAAGAATTAAAAAGACTGACCGGTGAGAGTACCACTGCTTCCGGTAAAAAAGTTGGTTACAAAAGTTCGGATGTTCAGCTCTTGGCACGATGTATTCACTCTGAAGGCCGAGGTGAGCCCTATATCGGACAAGTTGCCATCGGTGCCTGTGTTATGAATCGGGTCAAGAGTTCCAAGTTTCCGAATACCATTGCCGGTGTTGTTTATCAGCCGAAAGCTTTCTCTGCAGTCGATGACGGTCAGATCAATCTAGCACCGGATGAAACAGCTGTTAAGGCGGCCAGAGAAGCCATGAGCGGCTGGGATCCGACGGGAGGAGCAATCTATTACTTTAACCCGGCTAAGACGTCAAATAAGTTTATTTGGTCCAGACCGCAAATCAAAAAAATCGGTAGCCATATATTCACTCGTTAG
- a CDS encoding response regulator — protein sequence MKPVVMVVDDDPGVANLLCTLLISHGYIPVTASNGYDAINLLSSSPNLKPDMIITDYSMPVLNGREFIEKISSLSETKDIPVVMMSGSRIEEKDLPETANYKGLVTKPFKINTLLEVIRRFTIERNDSPVVLA from the coding sequence TTGAAACCTGTTGTCATGGTTGTCGATGACGACCCAGGGGTAGCCAATCTTCTTTGTACGCTGCTAATAAGCCATGGTTACATTCCCGTTACCGCGTCAAACGGATATGACGCGATTAATCTTCTATCAAGCAGTCCGAACCTAAAACCCGACATGATTATTACAGATTATTCGATGCCTGTACTTAATGGACGCGAATTTATTGAGAAAATATCCTCATTAAGCGAAACGAAAGACATTCCCGTGGTTATGATGAGCGGATCTCGAATTGAAGAAAAGGATCTACCCGAGACAGCCAACTACAAAGGCCTTGTAACAAAACCGTTTAAAATTAATACGCTGTTAGAAGTGATCAGGCGTTTTACGATAGAACGGAACGATTCGCCGGTTGTTTTAGCGTAA